Proteins encoded together in one Cicer arietinum cultivar CDC Frontier isolate Library 1 chromosome 4, Cicar.CDCFrontier_v2.0, whole genome shotgun sequence window:
- the LOC101488317 gene encoding U-box domain-containing protein 5-like — translation MLPINSVPPVEEIPIPIPTCCKLKVHRSICIELHRFIDSILHILLAIESSRPNCALAIQALCSLHFTLDKANSLIKHSSDSSKLYLAITSHKTLSRCEKIRNAFDLYLAQIQNEVSISLATKISAILKDVRDTKFSLEFEENEARKVLLSLLEKEFYDSASMKKAELEAIQIAAMMLDIKSPLSLLVEKASLKKQLEKVNNTNQKEKELLEYLLHLLFKYEKFTFQLQNGSKSMKHECHDQLFEHEDEGNVCESRQ, via the exons GTGCACCGTTCAATATGCATAGAGCTTCATAGATTCATTGATAGCATTTTGCATATTCTATTAGCCATTGAATCTTCGCGACCAAATTGTGCCTTAGCAATTCAGGCACTCTGCTCCTTGCACTTCACTTTGGATAAAGCTAACTCACTTATTAAACACTCTTCTGACTCTAGTAAACTCTACCTG GCAATAACATCACACAAGACTCTTTCAAGATGTGAAAAAATAAGAAATGCTTTCGACTTGTACTTGGCTCAGATTCAAAATGAAGTTTCAATTTCATTGGCTACTAAG ATAAGTGCAATATTAAAGGATGTAAGGGATACAAAATTTTCCTTagaatttgaagaaaatgagGCTAGGAAAGTATTACTTTCATTGCTTGAGAAGGAATTTTATGATTCAGCTTCTATGAAGAAAGCAGAACTTGAAGCTATTCAAATTGCAGCTATGATGTTGGATATTAAATCTCCATTATCTCTATTAGTAGAGAAAGCATCTCTTAAGAAACAGCTTGAAAAAGTCAATAATACAAACCAAAAGGAGAAGGAACTTCTAGAATATCTTTTACATCTGTTgttcaaatatgaaaaattcactTTTCAGCTTCAAAATGGAAGTAAATCAATGAAACATGAATGCCATGACCAATTGTTTGAGCATGAGGATGAAggcaatgtgtgtgaatctagACAATGA
- the LOC101488639 gene encoding uncharacterized protein, translating into MSWRTLLSLGSSINKLKSISNSPFPSIIFKRHPVSSLTGYRNFHSHSPELSNSLIDPSLRTTHLNDDKVQQNDNEDETTNEFLSRFAWIMRKKVKESYPECDKTTVDGMLLVIVERVVSEMEKGAGAGSTASFSPFSSVDFSEDLWRTVWEVSNKVLVDMNNERKKEKMKGFLQCDEVKEMCRFAGEVGIRGNLLRELRFKWAREKMEEHEFYEGLEKLRKEGQVVVEEETKLDETETNVDLEPVNVDGVVEDNVHVEEKGENKVVGLPKRRGKLKFKIYGLDLSDPKWEQVADRIHEAGEVLWPKEVKPITGKCKQVTDKILSLKEEDGDDSLLTLLAEWVELLQPARVDWINLLDRLKNQNSPLYFKVAEMVLTEDSFQTNISDYSRLIDMYAKENRIDDTERMLKKMNDNGIQPDTLIANVLVHMYSKIGNIERAEEAFKVLSNLGFQPDAKVYNSMIMAYINAGEPTKGETLMRQMETRDIRPTKEIYMSLLQYYSQRGDFNRASRTSTAMHTAGFQPTLETCTLLIEAAAVAGDLDKANSNFDYMVKLGHKPDDRCIAAMIRTYEKSNLLDKALSLLLTSEKDGFEPGVATYSVLMDWMAKMQLVDEAEQILNKIALLGEAPPFRVQVSLCDMYARTRMEKKALQTLGVLEARKDELQPHEFERIISGLIGGGFLRDAKRMYGLMEAQGFTASEQLNSALRSGRLPLSMR; encoded by the exons ATGAGTTGGAGAACTTTACTTTCTCTTGGCTCTTCAATCAACAAACTCAAATCAATCTCCAATTCTCCTTTTCCATCAATTATCTTCAAACGACATCCCGTTTCATCTCTTACCGGTTACCGGAACTTCCATTCCCATTCCCCCGAACTCAGTAACTCGTTAATCGATCCATCACTCCGAACAACTCACTTAAACGACGATAAGGTCCAACAAAACGACAACGAAGACGAAACCACTAACGAATTCCTCTCCAGATTCGCATGGATAATGCGGAAGAAAGTGAAGGAATCGTATCCCGAATGCGATAAAACCACTGTCGATGGAATGCTTCTTGTTATCGTCGAAAGAGTTGTTTCCGAAATGGAAAAAGGTGCTGGTGCTGGTTCGACGGCGTCGTTTTCCCCTTTTTCTTCGGTGGATTTTAGTGAGGATCTTTGGAGAACGGTTTGGGAGGTTAGTAATAAGGTTTTGGTGGATATGAATAATGAGAGGaagaaggagaaaatgaaggGTTTTTTGCAGTGTGATGAAGTGAAAGAGATGTGTAGGTTCGCCGGCGAGGTTGGTATTCGAGGCAATTTGCTTAGAGAACTTAGGTTTAAATGGGCACGTGAGAAAATGGAGGAACATGAGTTTTATGAGGGTTTGGAGAAATTGAGGAAAGAGGGACAGGTTGTTGTTGAAGAAGAAACAAAACTTGATGAAACTGAAACAAATGTTGATTTGGAACCTGTTAATGTTGATGGTGTTGTTGAAGACAATGTTCATGTTGAGGAGAAGGGTGAGAATAAGGTTGTTGGGCTTCCCAAGAGGAGAGGGAAGCTGAAGTTTAAGATTTATGGGCTTGATCTATCTGATCCTAAATGGGAACAAGTAGCTGATAGGATTCATGAGGCAGGAGAAGTTCTTTGGCCGAAGGAGGTGAAGCCGATAACTGGGAAATGTAAACAAGTTACCGACAAAATTCTGTCCTTGAAGGAGGAAGATGGAGATGATAGCTTGTTAACATTGTTGGCTGAGTGGGTTGAGCTTCTACAACCTGCTAGGGTTGATTGGATCAATTTGCTTGATAGGTTGAAAAATCAGAATTCTCCTTTGTACTTCAAG GTGGCAGAAATGGTATTGACTGAAGATTCTTTCCAAACAAATATCTCTGACTACTCTCGGCTTATTGATATGTATGCTAAAGAGAACCGCATTGATGATACTGAGAGGATGCTTAAGAAGATGAATGACAATGGTATACAACCAGATACTTTGATAGCCAATGTGTTGGTCCACATGTACAGCAAGATAGGTAACATTGAACGTGCAGAAGAAGCATTTAAAGTCTTGAGTAACCTGGGTTTCCAACCTGACGCAAAAGTCTACAACTCAATGATCATGGCCTATATAAATGCTGGTGAACCTACAAAGGGCGAGACACTGATGAGGCAGATGGAGACAAGAGATATTAGGCCCACAAAGGAAATATACATGTCATTGCTCCAATATTATTCTCAACGTGGTGACTTCAATCGTGCCTCACGAACTTCAACAGCTATGCATACTGCAGGGTTCCAGCCGACTTTGGAGACATGCACCTTGCTTATTGAAGCAGCTGCAGTTGCAGGTGACCTAGATAAGGCAAACTCTAATTTTGACTATATGGTTAAACTTGGGCATAAGCCTGATGATCGGTGCATTGCTGCCATGATTCGCACTTATGAGAAGTCAAATTTATTGGACAAGGCATTAAGTCTTCTTTTGACTTCAGAGAAGGATGGGTTTGAGCCTGGGGTTGCAACTTATTCTGTTCTTATGGACTGGATGGCTAAAATGCAGCTTGTTGATGAGGCTGAAcagattttaaataaaattgctCTGCTCGGTGAGGCTCCTCCTTTTAGGGTTCAAGTTAGTCTCTGTGATATGTATGCAAGGACTAGAATGGAGAAAAAGGCCCTTCAAACACTGGGTGTTTTGGAAGCTAGAAAGGACGAATTACAACCACATGAGTTTGAAAGGATTATATCCGGCCTTATTGGTGGTGGGTTTTTGCGGGATGCAAAACGAATGTATGGGCTCATGGAGGCACAGGGTTTCACTGCATCTGAACAGCTTAATTCAGCCCTTAGATCTGGCCGCTTACCATTAAGTATGAGGTAG
- the LOC101489306 gene encoding uncharacterized protein — MGRKTFIILCSQILTKPSMTQKKPSFRFRIPWLMGMSESSSRRLKDTSKSTTQSDTNVPVQRPYMPSLIIPAEPPLTLSPTKAQEATRSEPQNQSPPHPTPLSSSVVVETTHSKPSSPSTSPKHVNSPPSSSADESTHHTTSSSSEQEKEKLVNKSEPIPQETEVESELKVKANSPLREITKLPKENIWQTSSTSEEEKEKMSVSNLMPNEVEPKMKSPLKSNPMSRPENLFKHTTTNLDEERSISLEENTWQTSSTSQEEKEKMSMSNPMSNEAEPKIKSPLKINPMLQPENLFKHTTTNLDEERSISPEENTWQTSSTSQEEKEKMPMSNPMPYEAEPKMKSPLKINSMSRSENLFKHTTKNLDEEKSISPKENAWQTSSTTQEEKEKMSMSNPMPYEVEPKMKSPLKINPMSRLENLFKHTTTNLDEEGSISTKPKSPPLETQIKFREHEEKLKVMHETKKVGKDKDTSTSRPTRHTKASTSGTKDKKKHGVRETVERKIMFATSNSSRSHQRTVPSMDEREKGNKNEKGPLQKGIKDDITKFVGKISASVNPTHPMEDKQFSVITLTGDNRGATMHVGSESGKKEGSIHIHRDYKTDPDEESNEVTTDGEGNTNTEDEEEEEDSMEHGEVGNAYVNSNIQSINNSLMFHGSINERDPGVQVTLPQKSLESIKRDDKDTHNNRRTEFNISRSQKSTFQPTVRRRCFRGNDIEDIEIL, encoded by the coding sequence ATGGGCAGaaaaacattcatcattttGTGTAGTCAGATATTAACCAAAccatcaatgacacaaaaaaaaCCATCATTTCGTTTTAGAATCCCTTGGTTAATGGGAATGTCTGAATCATCGTCTCGCCGTCTGAAAGATACATCAAAATCAACTACTCAATCAGACACAAATGTTCCTGTTCAAAGACCATATATGCCTTCTCTCATAATCCCTGCAGAACCTCCTCTAACTCTTAGTCCTACCAAAGCTCAAGAAGCCACTAGAAGTGAACCTCAAAACCAATCACCACCTCATCCAACACCATTATCATCTTCTGTGGTTGTTGAGACCACTCACTCAAAACCCTCTTCTCCATCAACATCTCCAAAACATGTCAACTCTCCACCCTCTTCTTCTGCTGATGAAAGTACTCATCATACTacatcatcttcatctgaacAAGAAAAGGAAAAACTTGTTAACAAGTCTGAGCCAATTCCACAAGAAACTGAAGTTGAGTCTGAGTTGAAGGTGAAGGCGAATTCACCGTTAAGAGAAATCACCAAGTTACCGAAAGAAAACATTTGGCAAACATCATCTACctctgaagaagaaaaagagaagatGTCAGTGTCTAATCTGATGCCAAATGAAGTAGAACCAAAGATGAAATCACCGTTGAAAAGCAACCCTATGTCACGACCAGAGAATCTGTTTaagcacacaacaacaaatttaGATGAGGAAAGATCAATCTCACTGGAAGAAAACACTTGGCAAACATCATCTACCTctcaagaagaaaaagaaaagatgtCAATGTCTAATCCAATGTCAAATGAAGCAGAACCAAAGATAAAGTCACCGTTGAAAATTAACCCCATGTTACAACCAGAGAATCTGTTTaagcacacaacaacaaatttaGATGAGGAAAGATCAATTTCACCGGAAGAAAACACTTGGCAAACATCATCTACTTCTcaagaagaaaaagagaagatGCCAATGTCTAATCCGATGCCATATGAAGCAGAACCAAAGATGAAGTCGCCGTTGAAAATCAACTCCATGTCACGATCAGAGAATCTGTTTAAGCacacaacaaaaaatttagaTGAGGAAAAATCAATCTCACCGAAAGAAAACGCTTGGCAAACATCATCTACCACTcaagaagaaaaagagaagatGTCAATGTCTAATCCGATGCCATATGAAGTAGAACCAAAGATGAAGTCACCGTTGAAAATCAACCCCATGTCACGACTAGAGAATCTGTTTaagcacacaacaacaaatttaGACGAGGAAGGATCAATCTCAACAAAACCAAAGTCCCCTCCTTTGGAAACTCAAATCAAGTTCCGTGAACACGAAGAAAAGTTGAAAGTTATGCATGAAACTAAAAAGGTAGGAAAAGACAAAGACACAAGTACAAGCCGACCGACTCGACATACGAAAGCATCTACTTCAGGCACAAAGGATAAGAAAAAGCATGGTGTAAGAGAAACAGTAGAGAGAAAGATAATGTTTGCCACATCAAACTCAAGCAGATCACACCAAAGAACTGTTCCATCGATGGacgaaagagaaaagggaaataaaaatgaaaagggTCCATTGCAAAAAGGTATCAAAGATGATATTACAAAGTTTGTTGGCAAAATATCAGCTTCTGTGAATCCAACACATCCTATGGAGGACAAACAATTCAGTGTGATAACACTGACTGGTGACAATAGAGGAGCCACAATGCATGTAGGTTCTGAGTCAGGTAAGAAAGAAGGTTCAATCCACATTCATAGAGACTACAAGACTGATCCTGATGAAGAGAGCAATGAGGTGACAACAGACGGAGAAGGAAACACTAACactgaagatgaagaagaagaagaagactcAATGGAGCATGGTGAGGTAGGGAATGCATATGTTAACAGCAACATACAAAGTATCAATAATTCACTCATGTTTCATGGTTCAATCAATGAAAGAGACCCTGGAGTTCAAGTCACACTTCCACAAAAGTCCTTAGAATCCATCAAGCGCGACGATAAAGACACTCACAACAATCGCAGGACTGAGTTTAACATTAGTCGGTCTCAAAAGTCGACATTCCAGCCAACAGTTAGAAGAAGATGCTTCAGAGGCAATGACATTGAAGACATTGAGATTCTGTGA